Proteins encoded by one window of Lepeophtheirus salmonis chromosome 3, UVic_Lsal_1.4, whole genome shotgun sequence:
- the LOC121114315 gene encoding uncharacterized protein isoform X1, which translates to MSDEGDDDLIEIYCYVCQTPGHEDFSCPTLRCKMCDSENHIQLFCPRPLKRNAEDQTFISDAISLQCTNVPTKKEFGNFIDTLKFDRPKNDKYIKEVQWIDTSEILIIFYNVNVSLSFYEALKRRKPTWLYSLRFVKSPSKILCLYEGKKILSAVLTFKYAESDKRYDPTYKLSNWIISSEGNVSSLVDKMDFLPSLRAFTENKLKMCDSRNEYDLFVLLFNSMEDLDIFYSWMKEEKLYEDFIKIVDRVGFLDHAKTGVQERNGMEQAVCSYLKFQNLMEKDGFSQFVNSGQVFSSNNFSVNSLGDNFFSNAEDVAICSLCFKIVSNHSTCLLQIGMEIMSISDESKRFYNQYSIGPPGSSKEELTYYGYNFNEKTSKFYQEINCSYLSANIDVLPEGDAINVLISDLESFMSSSRLKNFFVLVHSNFLSLPLFLQALSNTQKLSNFQDLCLGVVDLASVAPLDNKSLHQKGARIVLVPSLDTIFRNLSLPARDIHDPVVLTAVRMRECLQRVSRNHQNVIQILKNVAHPRLNASQNFFCQEVIINNSFTLEASKPKWVTFKRKEFIRDVCLIPESESQYEIIEFDQDRDGYHFKLLSKKPTSVFIKMNHHLGHVISCPWSHLCSTKLNFLPPSPIPCWVGLQVNAILPRSRKSPKQEYDPFSTQHISFQDFSWITPNLAQDVYNVFLISIKRDATYGNITQICLLSIDEKEERSFVYHYLSKGVVDKKDLSYLRFSKVKGKYYYKDVCNQYLAPIDNDLSSLRHQLSQYSKIVLVGYNIGTLLQMLIPQIGHLDNLIGVTDLKWCLSSTYKASKSWFQLVDFNEEELEECFQMNQISLAALQKSKKCVSFNYENLVKSFTIDFYDFFMKYGCKVVLDNPDVLKLSDENVSAYVDIKFHESYNNCPQSISIGFSSAKNKLNIDEILPHSLSRSELISSGYSLDEDSGSWKLQNCRVLELPKAISMVVSSCVNQRSWLTIITANIKIRQCFIDLLKYYDPSGFERIQKYMIYGWCDLISSFYFEKRQFSFVAIDKSTSVALQSLHEYFFNSTPRGRSNVEVMEKIAKSLPLKIEKNVIVPPGNYLTFFLSVQTLDILPKSNNSENSKTLGVIACFTVHNSYSSIVPVIPPPNVCNKSADALHFVKTSSDVWEYGFAKNKDCYSQYKAVSFFLQTMENEIAKAEADGALLVTLTSEELSNFIASVESLSLSDKFIKSVKGVGDISFYLRNERHLENVSTLEELHHFYLQNVDACISSEPNHFSTAPPGNITKYVSVLAKHLVDENYYALTHTFNSDYFNKMLLESNLVEFREGICDIVVAKSQLIPAKSKMRVEARLKGFLFTNGVDERMIVTSPALKFPIRTEECTIIFFKNHSNLLSIENFDKFQIPLIENETIIGRASYSADESLKRQISTDLNKVSSISDVENTTQSCFTDSTTSYEEKEESAPPKKIRCDPEPNIVDQEIEINVEPVPIRKVDSSEVIKFKKNDEIKSKALSTTPNHTSDSRVLDTISSRTKDLSLQIDPNDLPSPEDVREELQGFDPLCLESSYESLLLTLLRLWRHKKKSFDYELGDSLIFRLMSVGLGVENISNLVNQKKVSSIDQLKSELFSEYIVLQEMLKELCDLFFELAWVHFSPKFQSNKGTIVHEPRSPPPLIIEQNTLELLSSKQKNEKRTEFVLKKGIQTFLNSKSHNFIHSMCLVRCIKEAKSGVTVKFLTAPFKRRISVIPVEKVYFLNKIRIHDEGVYLSSIEFAPLKLWNSYQDCVIGFVTDVRSNDISVGFIFEGKLMECLLQKEFVLIYKSLISLGEPIYITIGDKNEACEYIASFGIPFTSLSCFSCVVSLVENEEKVKILENFFHKSISFKPVQSIKKKNESLLLCECANRRIFDFFQKFISNPNLKFRVYSFEGSLCIRGCFELTLETEAKFDVKVTINRGGKVALVGEEICIISAKDFISKKITLK; encoded by the exons ATGTCGGATGAGG gtGATGATGATTTAATTGAGATATACTGCTATGTCTGTCAAACCCCTGGTCATGAAGACTTTTCCTGTCCAACACTTCGATGCAAAATGTGTGATTCGGAAAATCACATCCAATTATTTTGTCCACGGCCATTGAAACGAAACGCTGAGGATCAAACTTTTATCTCGGATGCCATATCACTTCAATGTACTAATGTTCCAACTAAAAAAGAATTTGGTAATTTTATCGACACCCTGAAATTTGACAGGcccaaaaatgacaaatatatcaAGGAGGTACAATGGATAGATACCTCTGAAATTTTGATTATCTTCTACAATGTGAATGTTTCCTTAAGTTTTTATGAGGCTTTGAAAAGAAGGAAACCTACTTGGTTGTATTCTCTACGATTTGTTAAAAGTCCTTCTAAGATACTCTGCCTAtatgaaggtaaaaaaattctatCAGCCGTTCTTACGTTTAAGTATGCGGAATCAGACAAGAGGTATGATCCAACTTATAAGTTAAGCAACTGGATTATATCATCAGAGGGAAATGTATCCTCATTAGTTGacaaaatggattttttacCCTCACTCAGggcattcacagaaaataagcTCAAAATGTGCGATTCCAGAAATGAATATGACTTATTTGTACTTTTGTTTAATTCCATGGAAgatttggatatattttattcatggatgaaggaagaaaaattgtatGAAGACTTCATTAAAATTGTTGATCGTGTTGGTTTCTTGGATCACGCTAAAACTGGAGTACAGGAAAGAAACGGAATGGAACAGGCTGTCTGTTCCtatttaaagtttcaaaatttgatgGAAAAAGATGGGTTCTCTCAATTTGTTAACTCGGGACAAGTTTTTTCAAGTAATAATTTCTCTGTAAATTCGTtaggtgataatttttttagcaatgcAGAAGATGTAGCCATATGTTCATTATGTTTTAAGATTGTGTCAAATCATTCAACATGTCTTCTTCAGATTGGTATGGAAATAATGTCCATCTCAGATGAAAGTAAACGATTCTACAATCAATATTCAATTGGACCCCCTGGATCCAGCAAAGAGGAACTAACCTACTATGGTTATAACTTTAATgagaaaacatcaaaattttatcaagaaatCAATTGCAGCTATCTATCTGCTAATATTGATGTTTTACCTGAAGGCGATGCCATCAATGTCTTAATCTCAGACTTGGAAAGTTTTATGTCCTCTTCGAGATTGAAAAATTTCTTTGTTCTCGTACATTCTAATTTTCTTTCTCTACCGTTGTTTCTACAAGCGTTGTCGAACACTCAAAAATTGTCTAACTTTCAAGATCTTTGTTTGGGAGTCGTAGATCTTGCTAGTGTTGCTCCTTTGGATAATAAATCTTTGCATCAAAAAGGAGCTCGTATAGTACTTGTACCATCTTTAGATACAATTTTTCGTAACCTCTCTTTGCCTGCAAGAGATATTCATGATCCTGTTGTTTTAACTGCTGTCAGGATGAGAGAATGCCTTCAAAGAGTTTCGCGAAATCATCAAAATGTTATTCAGATTCTGAAAAATGTGGCCCATCCTAGATTAAACGCTTCGCAGAATTTCTTTTGTCAAgaagttataataaataattcttttacgCTGGAAGCTTCAAAACCAAAATGGGTCACTTTTAAAAGGAAGGAATTTATTCGGGACGTTTGTTTAATCCCGGAATCTGAATCACAATACGAAATTATAGAGTTTGATCAGGATAGAGACGGTTATCACTTCAAACTTTTAAGTAAGAAACCCACttctgtttttattaaaatgaatcatCACTTGGGTCATGTTATATCCTGCCCATGGTCTCATTTATGTTCAactaaacttaattttcttCCGCCCAGTCCTATTCCATGTTGGGTTGGCCTACAAGTTAATGCTATTCTACCGAGATCTCGCAAATCTCCAAAACAAGAATATGACCCATTCTCTACTCAACATATTTCCTTTCAAGATTTTTCATGGATCACACCAAATTTAGCTCAAGATGTGTACAACGTGTTTTTGATATCCATCAAAAGAGATGCAACATATGGAAATATTACACAAATTTGTCTCCTCTCAATTGATGAGAAGGAAGAACGATCTTTCGTTTATCATTATCTTTCTAAAGGTGTTGTTGATAAGAAAGACCTAAGTTATTTAAGGTTTTCGAAAGTTAAAGGTAAATATTACTATAAAGATGTGTGTAACCAATATTTAGCGCCAATTGATAATGATCTGTCATCACTTCGACATCAGCTTTCTCAATATTCTAAAATAGTTCTTGTTGGCTACAACATTGGAACTCTTCTACAGATGCTGATACCTCAAATTGGTCATCTTGATAATTTAATTGGAGTTACTGATTTAAAATGGTGTTTATCTTCTACATATAAAGCTTCAAAGTCTTGGTTTCAATTGGTAGATTTTAACGAAGAGGAATTAGAAGAATGCTTTCAAATGAATCAGATATCCCTTGCAGcattacaaaaatcaaagaaatgtgTATCTTTTAACTATGAAAATTTAGTTAAGTCGTTCACAAtagatttttatgattttttcatgaaatacgGATGCAAAGTAGTTTTGGATAATCCTGATGTCTTGAAGCTTTCCGATGAAAATGTATCAGCATATGTTGACATAAAGTTTCACGAAAGTTATAATAACTGCCCTCAAAGTATTAGTATTGGATTTAGTTCAGCTAAAAATAAGCTTAACATTGATGAAATTTTACCACACAGCTTGAGTCGAAGTGAGCTTATCTCTTCTGGGTACTCATTGGATGAGGACTCAGGTTCTTGGAAATTGCAAAATTGTAGAGTTTTAGAGCTGCCCAAAGCTATTTCAATGGTTGTTTCGAGCTGTGTTAATCAAAGAAGTTGGTTAACGATTATTACGGCCAATATTAAAATTCGTCAATGCTTTATTGATTTACTTAAGTACTATGATCCCTCAGGCTTTGAaaggattcaaaaatatatgatttatggaTGGTGTGACCTTATATCatccttttattttgaaaaaagacaattttcctTCGTCGCTATAGATAAATCAACTTCTGTAGCTCTTCAATCTCTTCATGAATACTTCTTTAATTCAACGCCCAGAGGAAGAAGTAATGTAGAAGTTATGGAGAAGATTGCAAAGTCTTTACCTCTAAAGATAGAAAAGAACGTCATTGTACCTCCTGGGAactatcttactttttttttatccgttCAAACTCTAGATATACTTCCAAAGTCTAATAATAGTGAAAATTCTAAAACACTAGGTGTGATTGCTTGTTTCACAGTGCATAACTCATATAGCTCCATAGTACCTGTTATTCCGCCACCGAATGTATGCAATAAAAGTGCTGATGCATTGCACTTTGTAAAAACTTCTTCTGATGTGTGGGAGTATggatttgcaaaaaataaggaCTGCTACTCTCAATACAAAGCTGTGAGCTTCTTCCTTCAGACAATGGAGAATGAAATTGCCAAAGCAGAAGCTGATGGAGCTCTACTTGTTACTTTAACAAGTGAGGAATTGAGCAACTTTATCGCTAGTGTAGAGAGCCTGAGCCTATCAGATAAGTTCATTAAGTCCGTGAAAGGAGTTGGGGacatttccttttatttaagaaatgaaCGTCACTTGGAAAATGTATCCACTCTCGAAGAGCTTCAtcatttttacttacaaaatgtAGATGCTTGTATAAGTTCTGAGCCAAATCACTTTTCCACGGCTCCACCTGGTAACATCACCAAATATGTGTCGGTACTTGCAAAACATCTTGTTGATGAGAATTATTATGCTCTGACTCATACTTTCAATTCggattatttcaacaaaatgttgTTGGAAAGTAACTTGGTTGAGTTTCGGGAAGGGATTTGTGATATTGTAGTTGCTAAGAGTCAGTTGATTCctgcaaaatcaaaaatgaggGTTGAAGCTAGACtgaaaggatttttgtttacgAATGGTGTAGATGAAAGAATGATTGTCACTTCTCCGGCATTAAAGTTTCCAATTAGGACTGAGGAatgtactataatattttttaagaatcatTCCAATCTTTTATCAATTGAAAACTTTGATAAGTTTCAAATTCCTTTGATAGAAAATGAGACTATAATCGGTCGTGCGTCGTATTCAGCGGATGAAAGTCTgaaaagacaaatttctacaGACTTAAACAAAGTCTCTTCAATTTCCGATGTAGAAAATACAACACAAAGTTGCTTTACGGATTCTACAACATCTTATGAGGAAAAAGAGGAATCTGCTCCTCCTAAGAAAATTCGTTGTGATCCAGAGCCAAATATAGTTGAtcaagaaattgaaattaatgtaGAGCCTGTTCCAATTAGAAAAGTTGATTCATCTGAggttatcaaatttaaaaaaaatgatgaaattaagTCCAAAGCGTTATCTACAACACCCAATCATACTTCTGATAGTAGAGTCCTTGACACAATTTCTTCAAGGACGAAAGATTTGTCTCTACAAATCGACCCGAATGATCTTCCTTCTCCTGAAGATGTTAGGGAAGAACTGCAAGGCTTTGACCCTTTGTGTCTTGAATCGTCGTACGAATCTCTTTTACTCACATTGCTTAGACTTTGGcgccataaaaaaaaatcttttgattatGAGCTAGGAGACTCGCTCATTTTTAGACTTATGTCTGTTGGACTTGGTGTTGAAAACATATCTAATTTGGTGAATCAGAAAAAAGTATCTTCAATTGATCAACTTAAAAGTGAATTGTTTTCCGAATATATAGTGTTACAAGAAATGCTGAAAGAGCTTTGTGATCTTTTCTTTGAACTTGCATGGGTTCATTTTTCACCGAAGTTCCAGTCAAACAAGGGAACTATCGTTCATGAACCTAGATCGCCACCTCctttaattattgaacaaaatacttTGGAACTATTAAG CtcaaagcaaaaaaatgaaaaaagaacgGAGTTTGTGCTCAAAAAAGGGATTCAAACTTTCTTAAACTCAAAATCTCATAACTTTATCCATTCTATGTGCCTTGTCAGATGTATAAAGGAAGCTAAAAGTGGTGTAACAGTAAAGTTCTTAACTGCCCCGTTCAAGAGGAGAATTTCTGTTATTCCAGTGGAGAAAGTATACTTCCTTAATAAGATTCGAATTCACGATGAAGGAGTATATTTATCGTCCATAGAATTTGCTCCCTTAAAATTATGGAACTCTTACCAGGACTGTGTAATTGGATTTGTTACAGATGTAAGGTCAAATGATATTAGTGTAGGGTTTATATTTGAAGGGAAACTTATGGAATGCCTCCTACAAAAagaatttgtattaatttacaaGTCTCTCATTTCTCTAGGAGAacctatttatattacaattggAGACAAAAATGAGGCTTGTGAATATATTGCGTCATTTGGAATCCCTTTTACTTCCTTATCTTGTTTTTCATGTGTAGTATCATTagttgaaaatgaagaaaaagtcaaaatcctcgaaaacttttttcacaaatcaatttcttttaaacCTGTGCaaagtattaagaaaaaaaacgagAGTCTTCTTTTGTGTGAATGTGCGAATCGtagaatttttgatttctttcaaaaatttataagcaaCCCAAATTTAAAGTTCAGAGTTTATTCATTTGAAGGATCATTGTGTATCAGAGGATGTTTTGAATTAACGTTGGAGACTGAGGCTAAATTTGATGTCAAAGTGACAATAAATAGGGGTGGAAAAGTTGCTCTTGTTGGGGAAGAGATATGTATCATAAGTGCAAAAGATTTTATATCGAAAAAAATCACgcttaagtaa
- the LOC121114315 gene encoding uncharacterized protein isoform X2, which translates to MGSLNLLTRDKFFQIVSNHSTCLLQIGMEIMSISDESKRFYNQYSIGPPGSSKEELTYYGYNFNEKTSKFYQEINCSYLSANIDVLPEGDAINVLISDLESFMSSSRLKNFFVLVHSNFLSLPLFLQALSNTQKLSNFQDLCLGVVDLASVAPLDNKSLHQKGARIVLVPSLDTIFRNLSLPARDIHDPVVLTAVRMRECLQRVSRNHQNVIQILKNVAHPRLNASQNFFCQEVIINNSFTLEASKPKWVTFKRKEFIRDVCLIPESESQYEIIEFDQDRDGYHFKLLSKKPTSVFIKMNHHLGHVISCPWSHLCSTKLNFLPPSPIPCWVGLQVNAILPRSRKSPKQEYDPFSTQHISFQDFSWITPNLAQDVYNVFLISIKRDATYGNITQICLLSIDEKEERSFVYHYLSKGVVDKKDLSYLRFSKVKGKYYYKDVCNQYLAPIDNDLSSLRHQLSQYSKIVLVGYNIGTLLQMLIPQIGHLDNLIGVTDLKWCLSSTYKASKSWFQLVDFNEEELEECFQMNQISLAALQKSKKCVSFNYENLVKSFTIDFYDFFMKYGCKVVLDNPDVLKLSDENVSAYVDIKFHESYNNCPQSISIGFSSAKNKLNIDEILPHSLSRSELISSGYSLDEDSGSWKLQNCRVLELPKAISMVVSSCVNQRSWLTIITANIKIRQCFIDLLKYYDPSGFERIQKYMIYGWCDLISSFYFEKRQFSFVAIDKSTSVALQSLHEYFFNSTPRGRSNVEVMEKIAKSLPLKIEKNVIVPPGNYLTFFLSVQTLDILPKSNNSENSKTLGVIACFTVHNSYSSIVPVIPPPNVCNKSADALHFVKTSSDVWEYGFAKNKDCYSQYKAVSFFLQTMENEIAKAEADGALLVTLTSEELSNFIASVESLSLSDKFIKSVKGVGDISFYLRNERHLENVSTLEELHHFYLQNVDACISSEPNHFSTAPPGNITKYVSVLAKHLVDENYYALTHTFNSDYFNKMLLESNLVEFREGICDIVVAKSQLIPAKSKMRVEARLKGFLFTNGVDERMIVTSPALKFPIRTEECTIIFFKNHSNLLSIENFDKFQIPLIENETIIGRASYSADESLKRQISTDLNKVSSISDVENTTQSCFTDSTTSYEEKEESAPPKKIRCDPEPNIVDQEIEINVEPVPIRKVDSSEVIKFKKNDEIKSKALSTTPNHTSDSRVLDTISSRTKDLSLQIDPNDLPSPEDVREELQGFDPLCLESSYESLLLTLLRLWRHKKKSFDYELGDSLIFRLMSVGLGVENISNLVNQKKVSSIDQLKSELFSEYIVLQEMLKELCDLFFELAWVHFSPKFQSNKGTIVHEPRSPPPLIIEQNTLELLSSKQKNEKRTEFVLKKGIQTFLNSKSHNFIHSMCLVRCIKEAKSGVTVKFLTAPFKRRISVIPVEKVYFLNKIRIHDEGVYLSSIEFAPLKLWNSYQDCVIGFVTDVRSNDISVGFIFEGKLMECLLQKEFVLIYKSLISLGEPIYITIGDKNEACEYIASFGIPFTSLSCFSCVVSLVENEEKVKILENFFHKSISFKPVQSIKKKNESLLLCECANRRIFDFFQKFISNPNLKFRVYSFEGSLCIRGCFELTLETEAKFDVKVTINRGGKVALVGEEICIISAKDFISKKITLK; encoded by the exons ATGGGTTCTCTCAATTTGTTAACTCGGGACAAGTTTTTTCAA ATTGTGTCAAATCATTCAACATGTCTTCTTCAGATTGGTATGGAAATAATGTCCATCTCAGATGAAAGTAAACGATTCTACAATCAATATTCAATTGGACCCCCTGGATCCAGCAAAGAGGAACTAACCTACTATGGTTATAACTTTAATgagaaaacatcaaaattttatcaagaaatCAATTGCAGCTATCTATCTGCTAATATTGATGTTTTACCTGAAGGCGATGCCATCAATGTCTTAATCTCAGACTTGGAAAGTTTTATGTCCTCTTCGAGATTGAAAAATTTCTTTGTTCTCGTACATTCTAATTTTCTTTCTCTACCGTTGTTTCTACAAGCGTTGTCGAACACTCAAAAATTGTCTAACTTTCAAGATCTTTGTTTGGGAGTCGTAGATCTTGCTAGTGTTGCTCCTTTGGATAATAAATCTTTGCATCAAAAAGGAGCTCGTATAGTACTTGTACCATCTTTAGATACAATTTTTCGTAACCTCTCTTTGCCTGCAAGAGATATTCATGATCCTGTTGTTTTAACTGCTGTCAGGATGAGAGAATGCCTTCAAAGAGTTTCGCGAAATCATCAAAATGTTATTCAGATTCTGAAAAATGTGGCCCATCCTAGATTAAACGCTTCGCAGAATTTCTTTTGTCAAgaagttataataaataattcttttacgCTGGAAGCTTCAAAACCAAAATGGGTCACTTTTAAAAGGAAGGAATTTATTCGGGACGTTTGTTTAATCCCGGAATCTGAATCACAATACGAAATTATAGAGTTTGATCAGGATAGAGACGGTTATCACTTCAAACTTTTAAGTAAGAAACCCACttctgtttttattaaaatgaatcatCACTTGGGTCATGTTATATCCTGCCCATGGTCTCATTTATGTTCAactaaacttaattttcttCCGCCCAGTCCTATTCCATGTTGGGTTGGCCTACAAGTTAATGCTATTCTACCGAGATCTCGCAAATCTCCAAAACAAGAATATGACCCATTCTCTACTCAACATATTTCCTTTCAAGATTTTTCATGGATCACACCAAATTTAGCTCAAGATGTGTACAACGTGTTTTTGATATCCATCAAAAGAGATGCAACATATGGAAATATTACACAAATTTGTCTCCTCTCAATTGATGAGAAGGAAGAACGATCTTTCGTTTATCATTATCTTTCTAAAGGTGTTGTTGATAAGAAAGACCTAAGTTATTTAAGGTTTTCGAAAGTTAAAGGTAAATATTACTATAAAGATGTGTGTAACCAATATTTAGCGCCAATTGATAATGATCTGTCATCACTTCGACATCAGCTTTCTCAATATTCTAAAATAGTTCTTGTTGGCTACAACATTGGAACTCTTCTACAGATGCTGATACCTCAAATTGGTCATCTTGATAATTTAATTGGAGTTACTGATTTAAAATGGTGTTTATCTTCTACATATAAAGCTTCAAAGTCTTGGTTTCAATTGGTAGATTTTAACGAAGAGGAATTAGAAGAATGCTTTCAAATGAATCAGATATCCCTTGCAGcattacaaaaatcaaagaaatgtgTATCTTTTAACTATGAAAATTTAGTTAAGTCGTTCACAAtagatttttatgattttttcatgaaatacgGATGCAAAGTAGTTTTGGATAATCCTGATGTCTTGAAGCTTTCCGATGAAAATGTATCAGCATATGTTGACATAAAGTTTCACGAAAGTTATAATAACTGCCCTCAAAGTATTAGTATTGGATTTAGTTCAGCTAAAAATAAGCTTAACATTGATGAAATTTTACCACACAGCTTGAGTCGAAGTGAGCTTATCTCTTCTGGGTACTCATTGGATGAGGACTCAGGTTCTTGGAAATTGCAAAATTGTAGAGTTTTAGAGCTGCCCAAAGCTATTTCAATGGTTGTTTCGAGCTGTGTTAATCAAAGAAGTTGGTTAACGATTATTACGGCCAATATTAAAATTCGTCAATGCTTTATTGATTTACTTAAGTACTATGATCCCTCAGGCTTTGAaaggattcaaaaatatatgatttatggaTGGTGTGACCTTATATCatccttttattttgaaaaaagacaattttcctTCGTCGCTATAGATAAATCAACTTCTGTAGCTCTTCAATCTCTTCATGAATACTTCTTTAATTCAACGCCCAGAGGAAGAAGTAATGTAGAAGTTATGGAGAAGATTGCAAAGTCTTTACCTCTAAAGATAGAAAAGAACGTCATTGTACCTCCTGGGAactatcttactttttttttatccgttCAAACTCTAGATATACTTCCAAAGTCTAATAATAGTGAAAATTCTAAAACACTAGGTGTGATTGCTTGTTTCACAGTGCATAACTCATATAGCTCCATAGTACCTGTTATTCCGCCACCGAATGTATGCAATAAAAGTGCTGATGCATTGCACTTTGTAAAAACTTCTTCTGATGTGTGGGAGTATggatttgcaaaaaataaggaCTGCTACTCTCAATACAAAGCTGTGAGCTTCTTCCTTCAGACAATGGAGAATGAAATTGCCAAAGCAGAAGCTGATGGAGCTCTACTTGTTACTTTAACAAGTGAGGAATTGAGCAACTTTATCGCTAGTGTAGAGAGCCTGAGCCTATCAGATAAGTTCATTAAGTCCGTGAAAGGAGTTGGGGacatttccttttatttaagaaatgaaCGTCACTTGGAAAATGTATCCACTCTCGAAGAGCTTCAtcatttttacttacaaaatgtAGATGCTTGTATAAGTTCTGAGCCAAATCACTTTTCCACGGCTCCACCTGGTAACATCACCAAATATGTGTCGGTACTTGCAAAACATCTTGTTGATGAGAATTATTATGCTCTGACTCATACTTTCAATTCggattatttcaacaaaatgttgTTGGAAAGTAACTTGGTTGAGTTTCGGGAAGGGATTTGTGATATTGTAGTTGCTAAGAGTCAGTTGATTCctgcaaaatcaaaaatgaggGTTGAAGCTAGACtgaaaggatttttgtttacgAATGGTGTAGATGAAAGAATGATTGTCACTTCTCCGGCATTAAAGTTTCCAATTAGGACTGAGGAatgtactataatattttttaagaatcatTCCAATCTTTTATCAATTGAAAACTTTGATAAGTTTCAAATTCCTTTGATAGAAAATGAGACTATAATCGGTCGTGCGTCGTATTCAGCGGATGAAAGTCTgaaaagacaaatttctacaGACTTAAACAAAGTCTCTTCAATTTCCGATGTAGAAAATACAACACAAAGTTGCTTTACGGATTCTACAACATCTTATGAGGAAAAAGAGGAATCTGCTCCTCCTAAGAAAATTCGTTGTGATCCAGAGCCAAATATAGTTGAtcaagaaattgaaattaatgtaGAGCCTGTTCCAATTAGAAAAGTTGATTCATCTGAggttatcaaatttaaaaaaaatgatgaaattaagTCCAAAGCGTTATCTACAACACCCAATCATACTTCTGATAGTAGAGTCCTTGACACAATTTCTTCAAGGACGAAAGATTTGTCTCTACAAATCGACCCGAATGATCTTCCTTCTCCTGAAGATGTTAGGGAAGAACTGCAAGGCTTTGACCCTTTGTGTCTTGAATCGTCGTACGAATCTCTTTTACTCACATTGCTTAGACTTTGGcgccataaaaaaaaatcttttgattatGAGCTAGGAGACTCGCTCATTTTTAGACTTATGTCTGTTGGACTTGGTGTTGAAAACATATCTAATTTGGTGAATCAGAAAAAAGTATCTTCAATTGATCAACTTAAAAGTGAATTGTTTTCCGAATATATAGTGTTACAAGAAATGCTGAAAGAGCTTTGTGATCTTTTCTTTGAACTTGCATGGGTTCATTTTTCACCGAAGTTCCAGTCAAACAAGGGAACTATCGTTCATGAACCTAGATCGCCACCTCctttaattattgaacaaaatacttTGGAACTATTAAG CtcaaagcaaaaaaatgaaaaaagaacgGAGTTTGTGCTCAAAAAAGGGATTCAAACTTTCTTAAACTCAAAATCTCATAACTTTATCCATTCTATGTGCCTTGTCAGATGTATAAAGGAAGCTAAAAGTGGTGTAACAGTAAAGTTCTTAACTGCCCCGTTCAAGAGGAGAATTTCTGTTATTCCAGTGGAGAAAGTATACTTCCTTAATAAGATTCGAATTCACGATGAAGGAGTATATTTATCGTCCATAGAATTTGCTCCCTTAAAATTATGGAACTCTTACCAGGACTGTGTAATTGGATTTGTTACAGATGTAAGGTCAAATGATATTAGTGTAGGGTTTATATTTGAAGGGAAACTTATGGAATGCCTCCTACAAAAagaatttgtattaatttacaaGTCTCTCATTTCTCTAGGAGAacctatttatattacaattggAGACAAAAATGAGGCTTGTGAATATATTGCGTCATTTGGAATCCCTTTTACTTCCTTATCTTGTTTTTCATGTGTAGTATCATTagttgaaaatgaagaaaaagtcaaaatcctcgaaaacttttttcacaaatcaatttcttttaaacCTGTGCaaagtattaagaaaaaaaacgagAGTCTTCTTTTGTGTGAATGTGCGAATCGtagaatttttgatttctttcaaaaatttataagcaaCCCAAATTTAAAGTTCAGAGTTTATTCATTTGAAGGATCATTGTGTATCAGAGGATGTTTTGAATTAACGTTGGAGACTGAGGCTAAATTTGATGTCAAAGTGACAATAAATAGGGGTGGAAAAGTTGCTCTTGTTGGGGAAGAGATATGTATCATAAGTGCAAAAGATTTTATATCGAAAAAAATCACgcttaagtaa